The window TTTGACGGGCCCTGAACCATTGATGAAATCGCCAGAGAAGGAGATCCTCGGACCCATGATGGAGCTGCAGTGCTCATTGTTGTAGATGTTTAAAAATGACatctttatttctttctttttagcCATTTTGGAAACAAACATACAATATGTGAGTTTGTTTGtgtataaactatatataaaagagatgtCACATGCACAGATTGTGTATTTATAACCATgatagattttgttttttttattgtcatctcaatataaactaattaatggTAACTAGCTAGTAGACATGTGATGCCTCATTGTAAACAAAAcctatattaataataatgccCCTAGTAAACATAGgttgttagatttatgtttgaaaaacaaataattaaagacAGCATTGGAAATCAAAACTGGATAAGACAGACATGAAACAGGTagagttaaattaataattaaatgattactTAGTGATTAATGGAGTAGATTACGGGAtagtaatttaatgttttaatggAATCTTTAACTTAATTAGTGGCCGGTAGGAGTTATCACAGCTTTTCATGGCACCGTCCAGAAGGCTAAATTTGGGATGATCAAGAAGACATGTTTTAGAATTTCTTGATTGGAATGTTGGGAGAAGTACTaatagagtttgtttgattaataaacttatatttaggaagaaaaacaaatacaaatttgtTCTATTGTTTGATGTAAACTTCAATGCCCAATAAATTATAGAACAACCATGTGTTTGGGTTAGAATTGTTTACCTTATATACATGCAGTGACACAGTAAAAATAGTAAGAATTTTGCTTAAACAATGGATTGGTTGATTTAGACAAGGTTTTGTCTATGGTATAAGTTAGCCAAATCAGATATAACAATAGCTGTCTCTTGAGGACATTGGGAATAGAGagcatataaaataattaatataggaaacccattaaataaaacaaacaaaaaagttacacatttgtttgaCTTATTAACAACTTTTTTGTAAATGATTCCATAATGATAACTCACAATCCTTGGACTgaatctaatttaaataaagtttcACATGATGGATGATGGGTTGCAAACAGGTGACTTGATTCCCTCCTGTAGTCTTTATGGTAATTTTGAAGATATTATTTAACTAGATAATGGGACAAATTTCATCAAGGAAAAACAAGACATTAGTTGTCTAATGTTTGGTCACCCATCCGGTTAACAACAATATTCTGAAATACATGGCTCGCATTTCCATTTCAGATCACGAAAGTAAGAACAATCCCCACAAGAAAGTATTAGAAAAATCAGCTTTGTCATACCAaaatttttcatatttccaCAATGTGTAATTGATTTGATCAATCATTAAAGAAATCAATTGAAGGGCCGAGCAGTTCTTATATGCCATGGAGGGTTGTGAGTTTTCCTTTCGGCTCTAATAACGAAAATGTAAACATCTAGAATAAGATTGTATTTTGTAATTAGTATGAGCAAGAACAGTGGCATAATAAACCTCATGTGCCTctgtttaattttattgataggaagagagacttttttttttattgaattcagTTGTAACATGTAATCATTCTATACCTATTTATACAAGTATAGGTATTATTTAGCGATAAACATCTAACTACCATAATTATCTCTAATTCTAATCTTTATTGACTGGACATTGACTTGGCAAGGTACTGCTGACTCGGTACTGATGTGGCGCCAAGTCACACTGTTCTTTAACATCAAATGAAATCTCACTTCACTTTGAATGTTGAATTTCATGCAAAGAACTTATTCGAGGGAAAGGGTAATTTTATAAAGTTGCAATTTATTCTTAGTTCAGAATATCATTCAGAGTTTAGACACCTGCTGACTGAAAGATGGGTCGATGCAAACGACAACCTGCAGTAGAAGCAATAAATTGTGAGTCTCTATTACACCACCATCACcacaaaaacaacaaaaaattggTGTGAGTAATATTTCTTACCTTTCCAACACTTTTACCAGAATGAAGATATTCGACTGCATCTGCCACAGAGCTCAAGCCTACAAAGTTTTTTGGATCTACAGAAATCTGTAAGACAATCAAAATGTGAGCAGATATATACACATTAAGTACAGGTTGTCTAATGAATCGAGGTGTAGACAAAATAGGGTACTTACCAAAAGTTGGCCAACCGAGTAAAGATGAAAAAGTTTGTCCAGATGTTGCTGCCAGAGATGACTATATTGCATCAGGAAAAAACCAGCCTACAACCAAATGTATCAATTTCTAAGCCAGATTCCAATCCAAATACAGTAGTGTTTTTGGCCAAAAGAGTACACAATTCACTGGATTAAGTAATATTCAATTTACCAAAGTTTGACTCTTGGCTAGTAGATTCTCGCAGAGGCCGGTATAATTCAAAGGCTTCCAACCATGCTCTCCTTGATACTGATGAACATCCGATAATATTAAgaccatttaaataaaatctccGTTGTTGACTTCTAGAAGACAAGGTTGAATGTTACCTGAGAAGTCATTCCTATAACGACCATCTTTCCATGAATGGCCAATGCATTTAAACACAGATCAAACATCTGACCGCCTACTGATTCATACACGATATCAACACCTTTAGGATACTCATTTTTTAGAACCTGCAAATGAAAAAATCATTAGATATTTTCTCAACCGCATTTCTGTTTTTAGAAGAACAACAAGTAGACATATATAATAGTTCAgcttcatttaaaaaatcaaaataattgaaagtcAATTTCATCTATCTTGTCAGTGATGctacaaaataaacaaacaatcCCATCTATTGATTGGAAAGAATCAGTGAAGTTATTTATGTGTATAGGAGACTTACCGTTTTAATATCCTCTGCTTTATAATCTATAACACGATCAACTCCCAAATCTGTCAAAAACGCAGCCTTTTCTTTGCCTCCACAAGTTGCAACAACTTTATTTCCCGCTAATTTTGCAAGCTGGCACAAAAATCACAACAATTATACATCATTATTAAGCATAACAAAACCTGCTTAAAAGCAACCAAATATCTCTCTTTCAATCAATTCAAACTCTTAACTAAAATGCCTAAAGAAAATCTgcaaaaagataaattaaactGCAACAAATCAGGTCTGGGGAGCTATAAAAATAATGGCATCCTTTACAGAAAAGATTTCAGTCAAATTTATCAATCAGGTGTGGATTCATATGGGATcacatttagaaaaaaaaagtgaatctGACCtaagatttctttttttatgaaaaaaccctagatcaaacaagctcttagagtGAATAAGTGAACCTGTACTGCAAATTGTCCTGTCCCTCCTGCAGCTGCAGTTACAAGGACAACCTTTCCAGATTCCATATATGCTGCCTACAAAAAGCCCATGTAATTTGTCAATAAGAAAGGGGAGTATTCCGGAGGAATTAATtccttttttactttttcaagaGCAATTGACGGTGTTAGTCCACAAGTGAGCATTGCAACAATTTCAGGATCAGGTCTTGCCACAGAAAGAATGTGTTCCTCAGGAACCTGCAATAGACAATCCAATTTTCATGACTTGGAGTTTAGAATTCTCTCAACAGTTCAAATATAAATCTTTTGTAGAGAATAAATTCTACCATTTTATATTCAGCATAGCCTCCAAACGCAATAAGGGCAGCCGGAGTCCCAACTTTCCAATGATGGACTGATTCTCCAATAGCAGCGATTATCCCCACAGCCTTCATAATgatgaatataattaattcaaataaaatgaatcaAGAGTGAATTTTTTACATGATGTCTTAGTACATACCTCAAAGCCGGCATCAAAGGGAAGAGCCGAAGCCAAGTCTGTTTTACTGCCACTAAAATAGTGACCTGAGCTAAAATTAACCTGTCAAACAATGCAAATGCTTGTAACTGCTACGAAAACAAGCTTGATCCAAACTGATCAAAATTATTGTTCAATCATGTTGATGAACAATCATAATCCTCCaagattttaattaatcaaGAAATTAAACATAGCAGATCCACAGACATACATCACTAGCATTAACACCAACATAAATGACTTTGACAAGAACATGCCCAGGTTCGATTGGTAGCGGAACAGGAGTTTGCACTATACTGGTAGCACTACGGAAATTGTGGCTAAGTGTATCAACAACTCTGCAGGAACAAAAATAAAGGTTAAGGGTTTACCAATGTAGGATTTTGAAGGGAAATGGgagttcttcatatattttagaTTGATTTAACTATTACAAATGATGATACAATTTATAGGCAATACAAAAGAGGCTAACTGAAAATAAAACTTCTTAGATAAACATTAATAAGCTTTCTTCAGAAGACAAACCACTCTCCAACTACTTGGAGTCAATGGTTCTTAGAAAGGGAAATGGACTTTTGAAAAAGCCTAGTTTGAAATTTCCACACTGCCCCCTCAAACAAGGCAGTAAATTCCAGCCTAAACGAGGAGACCCGGAAGATCTTGATTCAACTCCAAAGAGTGACTTTGGAGGCTATCGCCAAACAATGGATCAATGTCAAAGCCCCTTTGAATTTTGTAGGGAAAGAAGGGAGAGTtcctcaaaatatatatattttggattattaattattatttattacaaagGATGTTACAATCTATAGACAATACAAAAGAGGTTAACTAAATGATAGAACAACTTCTTATATACACATTAATTATTGAGAAAACAAATCAACCTACAACTTGGAgctttttttattttgggtttttttttaggttttttctaaattttctcTCCATCACTATCATTCTAACCATCAAATCACCTAATCCATCGATTAAagtactaaaatacccttatcttttttaaatataaaaggacattttagtaatttatcttaaacaaatcttaaaaaactcattttttatcCAACAAAGTTTTGCATAAATCCCAAAATAATCCTAAAAAACCCAAGATCAAATGAGCTCTTGGAGTAAATGGTTCTTGAAAAGGAGAGTAGGCTTCAGAATGAGTCTAGTTTGATAATAACACAACCCACAAACAATAAAGAATTACTTTATGCCCTActtcatctttttcattttgGTCAAAATGTCCTACTTCATCTTCAAAGTCCAGAAATAAGAGTAGGGTTTTCTTCTGCTTACAGAGATTCATTTCACTTACATTTTCTCAAAGCTCTTAGGCAACTGAAGATTCAGTTGAGAGATAACTGAAGACTGTATTCGAAATTTAGAAGAAGGCAATCTATATTTTGCTTCTTCCATAGGGGTAGGCCAATATTCCAGTCCCCTACGGTTTGTAATCCACATACATGCACCGGCTTTGCTCTCGTCACTAATGAGTTCAAAAGCACctaacaaatatatatgaaGCCTTAGAAAGGTGTGTTGTACTTTGGTTTTAGAGTCCAAATAAGTAACACAAAAACATCTACTAGAGATAGCAGGAATAGTAAAATGCATTAAACAAGTACCTTTAATAATTGCTTCCATTGGCACCCATCCACCCATTTGCTCAATGAAACTAGAAGGCATTTTTGATACTAAATCTGTTTGAACAAACTGCAGAATTAATTGTAAATAATCAATTGAACTAGAATCATTTTGTAATAACAAGATTACATAAAACCTCATCCTTAGCATAAACCAAAACTGAGGAAGTAACCTATGAGCGATAATACAGTTGAAGCAAGTTCAACAATAGAAACTATGATGGTTTGTAGAAAATCTTGCAACAGAATCAGCAAGGAAAGAAGCTGTGTCAAAATCAATCAGCTTTAGGTTTGATGTCAATCCGAATAATTAGAggatttgtttatatttgattctcttgttatttaatttgagaatacagaagatttttttttgtctgcCTCCAAAACTCTCTCCTCATTCTCTAGTCTCTACCATATGAGGTAGACTTCAGATTCTACATGGTTTAAGACGGTTATGATCATTTAGACATCACAGAGTATAACTTGCTAAGTTTGATAACTTCCACAGACTCTTTCTTTTCCATATTTGATCATCTATGATCTCATTCATGGAAATTGAAAGTTCTTTTTTGTCTTTCATACCTACAAATCACTATTTTTTAACCACATGAAGTTTTCCCCTTTTTAACAAGCACTCACCTCAGGGCAAAGCACGTTTGCACGAATACCATGCCGCTTGAGTAAAACAAGTGACCTAGTGAACATGACAACGCCACCTACAAGAAATAAAGTTTGTCAAAAGGGGACAAAAGGCGTACAAGCTTTATACGTGGATATTTCATTTTCCTGAATAAAAGCTGAGACTGCTAGACAGTACATTTGCTCTTAAaactttaacaataatttcAGCTCTTTATTAGCATGACACTGTTAGACAGTACATTTGCTCTAAAGGAATGAGAAATGGCATGGTAAAACACGGAACTCGCACCTTTAGATGCAGAGTAGATAGGATCACCAATCAATGGATAAAGACCTCCGGAGGAACCCATATTTATGATAACACCAGGTTTTTGAGCAGCTCGCATGGTTTGTATCTGGTAAAGAATATAATCCATAAATGCAAAACACATGTCAGGTCAATTCCCcatggaaaaaataaataagaacaacctcaacTTTGGTGAAATAACTTTCAAGAGAATTGAGAATACACGGACGAAGAACATGAAACTGTAAAAGTATTATTCTTGAATTAAATTGCTATAAGTTTAAACTATACTTTATATAGCGGTCTAAAAGAAGTTAATAAACTGTTTAAATAACTGCTACTATTCTAGAATAACAGCGACCGTGTTCAATTAGAGATTCAACAGTGTGAATTTATCCAGTTGGGTATGAAAAAGCTTATCATACTTCATTTGGGTATATGGCttttaaaaaaactcttatGTTCAACCCAGTTTTGGGCAAATCTAAAGGACCTACTGATGATAAAGATGCATAATAGAATGTAAGCATACCGCGAGGCGAGTGCTGTCAATAACCGAAATGAGATTCACATTCATGGTGTGTCTCCATGGATTAGTACTACCAGGTTGATCTTCATGGAATGACATAGGAAGTGAAACACCAGCACTATTAACACAAATATCTAGTCCCCCATATGTTTCGAAATGCTTTTTAAAGGCATGTGACAGTTGTCCTACGCCAGAAAAGTAACATTATTGCATACTTGTATTTGGAAAGTTAAAAAAGTATTTAGAGATGCAAggaattgaaaataattttcaaaaaaaaaaaagaaacctGTCATAGTATAATCAGAGCTGGAACTAATTTAGTCCAGTACAGTACAGATTGTAAGTAAATACCTGCATTTGTGACATCGCATTTGATAGATAAAGCAGATTTAAATGGCAAATCTGAATGGAAGATGG is drawn from Impatiens glandulifera chromosome 3, dImpGla2.1, whole genome shotgun sequence and contains these coding sequences:
- the LOC124929046 gene encoding prostaglandin reductase-3-like, which produces MELKPGLSALVTGGAAGIGKALSLALAKKGIFVTIVDFSEEKGKEVASLVEKENAIFHSDLPFKSALSIKCDVTNAGQLSHAFKKHFETYGGLDICVNSAGVSLPMSFHEDQPGSTNPWRHTMNVNLISVIDSTRLAIQTMRAAQKPGVIINMGSSGGLYPLIGDPIYSASKGGVVMFTRSLVLLKRHGIRANVLCPEFVQTDLVSKMPSSFIEQMGGWVPMEAIIKGAFELISDESKAGACMWITNRRGLEYWPTPMEEAKYRLPSSKFRIQSSVISQLNLQLPKSFEKIVVDTLSHNFRSATSIVQTPVPLPIEPGHVLVKVIYVGVNASDVNFSSGHYFSGSKTDLASALPFDAGFEAVGIIAAIGESVHHWKVGTPAALIAFGGYAEYKMVPEEHILSVARPDPEIVAMLTCGLTPSIALEKAAYMESGKVVLVTAAAGGTGQFAVQLAKLAGNKVVATCGGKEKAAFLTDLGVDRVIDYKAEDIKTVLKNEYPKGVDIVYESVGGQMFDLCLNALAIHGKMVVIGMTSQYQGEHGWKPLNYTGLCENLLAKSQTLAGFFLMQYSHLWQQHLDKLFHLYSVGQLLISVDPKNFVGLSSVADAVEYLHSGKSVGKVVVCIDPSFSQQVSKL